Proteins encoded together in one Synechococcus sp. A15-62 window:
- a CDS encoding LD-carboxypeptidase, whose protein sequence is MRITPAPPLKTGDRVACVGASSALQDDIKLQEGIAVLQSWGLDVQPQTLASRRWGYFAGGDDARHADLHPAEPAALLACARGGWGAARLLEQPIRWQSGWLLGFSDVTALLWARQAAGFAGGIHGPLLTTLAEEPHWSRDRLRNLLFGNAVPDLQGRGGGGGVGSGPLLVANLTVATHLLGSPFVPPLKGAVLVLEDVGEAPYRIDRMLTQWRLNGSLQGLAGLAFGNFEGCADETRDASECFKLEQVLEERTADLGIPRVMDLPVGHRSGNAALPMGAMARLDGQNGQLSLLT, encoded by the coding sequence ATGCGGATCACCCCGGCTCCACCACTCAAAACTGGAGACCGTGTGGCCTGTGTGGGCGCCAGTTCAGCCCTGCAGGACGACATCAAGCTGCAGGAGGGCATTGCGGTCCTCCAGAGCTGGGGCCTCGATGTTCAACCCCAGACCTTGGCCAGCCGACGTTGGGGCTACTTCGCAGGGGGCGATGACGCGCGTCATGCCGATCTGCATCCGGCCGAACCCGCAGCGCTGCTGGCCTGTGCCCGCGGTGGATGGGGGGCTGCTCGGCTGCTGGAGCAGCCCATCCGCTGGCAGAGCGGCTGGCTGCTGGGCTTTTCCGACGTCACAGCTCTGCTCTGGGCCCGCCAGGCAGCAGGGTTTGCAGGGGGCATCCATGGCCCCTTGCTCACAACGCTTGCGGAGGAGCCGCATTGGAGCCGTGACCGTTTGCGCAACCTGCTCTTCGGCAACGCCGTCCCTGACCTGCAAGGTCGTGGCGGCGGCGGCGGTGTGGGGAGCGGTCCTCTGCTTGTGGCCAATCTGACCGTGGCCACCCACCTGTTGGGCAGCCCTTTCGTGCCCCCCCTCAAAGGAGCCGTTCTGGTGCTGGAGGACGTGGGCGAAGCCCCCTACCGCATTGATCGGATGCTCACTCAATGGAGGCTGAATGGCAGTTTGCAGGGGTTGGCGGGTCTGGCGTTTGGCAATTTCGAGGGATGCGCCGACGAAACCAGAGACGCCTCCGAATGCTTCAAGCTTGAGCAGGTCCTTGAAGAACGCACGGCCGATCTCGGCATTCCCAGAGTGATGGACCTGCCCGTTGGTCACCGATCCGGCAACGCAGCCCTACCCATGGGGGCGATGGCACGCCTCGACGGGCAGAACGGCCAGCTCAGCCTGCTGACCTGA
- a CDS encoding TrkA family potassium uptake protein codes for MRRRRARGQLKLITAPWRGPISALSAVIFAGALGYRITEGWDWGDCLWMVLITISTIGFGEVAPLSPPGRLVTVLIVVGGLVVVQLAIQRVLGLKESGYFRRLREFRFLRMLEGLHDHVILCGYGRIGQEIAAQLQRDAVPLVVIETDPERKAVADENGLWVLQADATLDETLLDAGLERCCSLVAALPSDASNLYVILSAKDLRPDCRLIARANSDEAASKLRLAGATVVVSPYVAGGRVMAASALRPLALNFMELLAGSDYEIEEFQLSQNPLLLKEIEGKSLSELELGRRSGAMVLAIRDNGKLIANPGGATQMAAGQLLIVLGSKTQLTTFQRLLGEAVDTIESMPG; via the coding sequence ATGAGGCGGCGCCGAGCCAGGGGACAGCTGAAGCTGATCACGGCTCCATGGCGAGGGCCCATCAGTGCCCTCAGTGCTGTGATCTTCGCGGGTGCCCTCGGCTATCGGATCACCGAGGGATGGGACTGGGGCGATTGCCTCTGGATGGTGCTGATCACGATCAGCACCATCGGTTTTGGAGAAGTCGCCCCGCTTTCACCTCCAGGCCGCCTGGTCACCGTCTTGATCGTGGTGGGTGGCTTGGTGGTTGTTCAACTGGCCATCCAACGCGTTCTCGGGCTGAAGGAGTCGGGATATTTCCGCAGACTGCGGGAGTTCCGCTTTCTCCGCATGCTGGAAGGCCTTCACGACCACGTGATTCTTTGCGGCTACGGCCGGATCGGGCAGGAGATTGCAGCCCAACTGCAACGGGACGCGGTGCCACTCGTGGTGATCGAAACCGATCCAGAACGAAAGGCCGTGGCTGACGAGAATGGCCTCTGGGTGCTTCAGGCCGATGCAACCCTCGATGAAACCTTGCTGGACGCAGGTCTGGAACGCTGCTGCAGCCTCGTGGCAGCTCTACCCAGCGATGCCTCCAATCTGTACGTGATCCTCAGCGCCAAGGATCTGCGACCGGATTGCCGCTTGATTGCACGCGCCAACAGTGATGAGGCTGCGTCCAAATTGCGGCTGGCCGGCGCCACTGTGGTGGTCAGTCCCTATGTAGCTGGTGGTCGGGTGATGGCCGCTTCAGCGCTGCGACCACTGGCCCTCAACTTCATGGAGCTGCTGGCGGGCTCCGACTATGAAATCGAGGAATTCCAGCTGAGTCAGAACCCCCTGCTTCTCAAAGAGATCGAAGGGAAAAGCCTGTCTGAACTTGAGCTGGGCCGTCGCAGTGGAGCCATGGTGCTGGCGATCAGGGACAACGGAAAGCTGATCGCCAATCCAGGCGGCGCCACCCAGATGGCAGCGGGGCAGCTCCTGATCGTGCTGGGAAGCAAGACCCAACTCACCACCTTTCAGAGGTTGCTTGGGGAGGCCGTCGACACGATTGAAAGCATGCCGGGTTGA
- a CDS encoding 4-hydroxybenzoate polyprenyltransferase: MISSSARLQPWIELLRWNKPTGRLILLIPAGWALWLNPSAPPSLVLILQILLGGLAVSGAGCIANDLWDQRFDGKVERTKRRPLARGALQRGPAFALLLTLLGLSLAVVLSLPADSLRLCLALACTAVLPILGYPSAKRWFAFPQVILALCWGFAVLIPWAAATASLSWSPVLVCSWLATVVWTFGFDTVYAMADRRDDASLGLRSSALSLGPRVVPVVRGCYLVTAITLAMAAWSAGIPAPFWPLWLLATVFMQLSCNPLNQKGAPMGTYGKHFAQQVQAGTLLWLGLVLARGWGA, encoded by the coding sequence GTGATCAGCAGCTCTGCCCGTCTTCAGCCCTGGATCGAACTGCTCCGCTGGAACAAACCCACCGGCCGGCTGATCCTGCTGATCCCAGCAGGCTGGGCCCTCTGGCTGAATCCAAGCGCTCCCCCCAGTCTCGTGCTGATCCTGCAGATCCTGCTGGGGGGGCTGGCGGTGAGCGGTGCGGGTTGCATCGCCAATGACCTCTGGGACCAGCGCTTCGACGGCAAGGTGGAACGCACAAAACGTCGGCCTCTGGCCCGTGGTGCTCTGCAGCGAGGCCCAGCCTTCGCTCTGCTGCTGACCCTGTTGGGCCTCAGCCTGGCTGTCGTGCTGAGTCTTCCAGCCGACAGCCTCAGGCTCTGTCTCGCCTTGGCCTGCACGGCCGTGCTGCCGATCCTCGGCTATCCATCAGCAAAGCGGTGGTTCGCCTTCCCCCAAGTGATCTTGGCGCTGTGCTGGGGTTTCGCAGTGCTGATCCCATGGGCCGCTGCAACGGCCTCCTTGAGCTGGAGTCCTGTCCTGGTGTGCAGTTGGCTGGCAACCGTGGTGTGGACTTTTGGCTTCGACACGGTCTATGCCATGGCCGACCGACGTGACGATGCAAGCCTTGGCCTGCGCAGCAGCGCCCTGAGCCTCGGACCCCGTGTGGTGCCTGTGGTGCGGGGCTGCTACCTCGTGACAGCCATCACCCTTGCCATGGCGGCCTGGTCGGCTGGGATCCCGGCTCCGTTCTGGCCTCTCTGGTTACTTGCCACCGTCTTCATGCAGCTCAGCTGCAACCCGTTGAACCAAAAGGGTGCCCCCATGGGCACCTACGGCAAGCATTTTGCCCAGCAAGTGCAGGCGGGAACGCTGCTCTGGCTCGGCCTGGTTCTGGCCAGGGGATGGGGAGCCTGA
- the fabG gene encoding 3-oxoacyl-[acyl-carrier-protein] reductase: MSPSASLAGQTALVTGGGRGIGRAIALALGEAGAEVVVNYSSSAAAADEVVAAITTAGGKAYALQANVSVETEVDGLIKTVLERSGRLDVLVNNAGITRDGLLMRMKTDDWQSVIDLNLSGVFLCTRAVARPMLKQKSGRIINITSVVGLMGNAGQANYAAAKAGVIGLTRSTAKELASRGITVNAVAPGFIATDMTKDLDAEAILKDIPLGTFGTQEQVAGAVRFLAADPAAAYITGQVLQVDGGMVMA, translated from the coding sequence ATGTCTCCCAGCGCTTCTCTTGCCGGACAGACCGCCCTGGTGACGGGAGGAGGGCGTGGCATCGGCCGTGCCATCGCTCTCGCCCTTGGTGAAGCGGGTGCAGAAGTGGTTGTGAACTACTCCAGTTCAGCCGCGGCAGCAGATGAAGTGGTCGCTGCCATCACCACGGCAGGGGGCAAGGCCTACGCCCTGCAAGCCAACGTTTCGGTCGAGACCGAGGTGGATGGCCTGATCAAGACGGTGCTTGAGCGCAGCGGCCGTTTGGATGTGTTGGTCAACAACGCCGGCATCACGCGGGACGGCCTGCTGATGCGGATGAAAACCGACGATTGGCAATCGGTGATCGACCTCAACCTCAGTGGAGTGTTCCTCTGCACGCGAGCCGTGGCACGCCCGATGCTGAAGCAGAAGAGTGGTCGGATCATCAACATCACCTCTGTCGTGGGGCTGATGGGCAATGCAGGACAGGCCAACTACGCCGCCGCCAAAGCCGGCGTCATCGGTCTCACCCGCAGCACCGCCAAAGAGCTTGCCAGCCGTGGCATCACCGTGAACGCTGTGGCTCCGGGTTTCATCGCCACGGACATGACCAAGGACCTCGATGCGGAGGCCATCCTCAAAGACATCCCTCTGGGGACCTTTGGCACCCAGGAGCAGGTGGCCGGCGCTGTGCGCTTCCTTGCGGCCGACCCGGCAGCGGCCTACATCACAGGCCAGGTGCTGCAGGTGGATGGCGGCATGGTGATGGCCTGA
- the groL gene encoding chaperonin GroEL (60 kDa chaperone family; promotes refolding of misfolded polypeptides especially under stressful conditions; forms two stacked rings of heptamers to form a barrel-shaped 14mer; ends can be capped by GroES; misfolded proteins enter the barrel where they are refolded when GroES binds), producing the protein MSKLLSFSDESRSALERGVDALADAVRVTIGPRGRNVVLEKKFGAPDIVNDGDSIAREIELDDPFENLGAKLMQQVSSKTKDKAGDGTTTATVLAQAMVREGLRNTAAGASPVELRRGMEKAAAQIVAGLSERSQAVAGDAIRQVATVSSGGDEEVGRMIAEAMDKVSTDGVITVEESKSLATELEITEGMAFDRGYSSPYFVTDADRQVCEFENPLILLTDRKISTITDLVPVLETVQKSGSPLLILSEEVEGEALATLVMNKSRGVLQVAAVRAPSFGERRKAALADIAILTGGTLISEDKAMTLDKVTLEDLGKARRVTISKENTTIVATDDHRQAVSERVCAIRRELEATESDYDREKLQERIAKLAGGVAVIKVGAPTETELKNRKLRIEDALNATRAAVEEGIVAGGGSTLLQLADSLDALASSLNGDQRTGVEIVQRALTAPIHQIATNAGQNGDVVIAGMRSSGQGFNALSGAYEDLMAAGIVDAAKVVRLAVQDSISIASLLITTEVVIADKPEPPAPAPAGDGDPMGGMGGMGGMGMPGMGGMGMPGMM; encoded by the coding sequence ATGTCCAAACTCCTTTCCTTCTCTGACGAATCCCGCAGCGCCCTCGAGCGGGGTGTAGATGCACTCGCCGATGCGGTGCGCGTCACGATCGGCCCGCGCGGTCGCAACGTCGTGCTCGAAAAGAAATTCGGCGCACCCGACATCGTCAATGACGGCGACTCAATCGCCCGTGAAATCGAACTGGACGACCCGTTCGAAAACCTTGGCGCCAAGCTGATGCAGCAGGTGTCCTCGAAGACCAAGGACAAGGCCGGAGACGGCACCACGACGGCAACCGTTCTGGCTCAGGCCATGGTGCGGGAAGGTCTGCGCAACACCGCTGCTGGAGCGAGTCCTGTGGAACTCCGCCGAGGCATGGAGAAGGCCGCTGCACAGATCGTGGCAGGCCTGAGCGAGCGGAGCCAGGCCGTCGCCGGCGATGCCATTCGTCAGGTGGCCACCGTGAGCTCCGGGGGTGATGAAGAAGTCGGTCGGATGATTGCGGAGGCGATGGACAAGGTGAGCACCGATGGGGTGATCACAGTTGAGGAATCGAAATCTCTGGCAACGGAACTGGAAATCACCGAAGGCATGGCTTTCGACCGGGGCTACAGCTCCCCCTACTTCGTCACGGATGCTGACCGTCAGGTCTGTGAATTCGAAAATCCTCTGATCCTGCTAACGGACCGCAAGATCAGCACGATCACCGATCTGGTCCCCGTGCTGGAAACCGTTCAGAAGAGTGGTTCTCCCCTGCTCATCCTTTCTGAAGAAGTGGAAGGCGAGGCCCTGGCCACCCTGGTGATGAACAAGAGCCGTGGGGTTCTGCAGGTGGCCGCTGTTCGCGCACCCTCCTTTGGCGAACGTCGCAAGGCAGCCCTGGCCGACATCGCCATCCTCACGGGCGGAACGCTGATCAGCGAAGACAAGGCGATGACCCTCGACAAAGTGACCCTCGAGGATCTCGGCAAAGCACGCCGCGTCACCATCAGTAAGGAGAACACCACGATCGTCGCCACCGACGACCATCGCCAGGCGGTGAGCGAGCGCGTCTGCGCGATTCGACGTGAACTGGAGGCCACTGAATCCGACTACGACCGCGAAAAGCTCCAGGAGCGAATCGCCAAGCTGGCCGGCGGCGTGGCTGTGATCAAGGTCGGTGCACCGACGGAAACGGAACTGAAGAACCGCAAACTGCGGATCGAGGACGCCCTGAATGCCACCCGGGCCGCCGTCGAGGAGGGCATTGTTGCGGGAGGCGGCAGCACCTTGCTGCAACTCGCCGACAGCCTGGACGCCCTGGCTTCATCCCTGAACGGCGACCAGCGCACCGGCGTGGAGATCGTGCAGCGGGCACTGACGGCGCCGATTCATCAGATCGCCACCAATGCCGGTCAGAACGGTGACGTTGTAATTGCGGGCATGCGCAGCAGCGGCCAGGGATTCAATGCCCTCAGTGGTGCCTACGAAGACCTCATGGCAGCTGGCATCGTTGATGCCGCCAAGGTGGTGCGCTTGGCAGTGCAGGATTCAATTTCGATCGCTTCTCTCCTGATCACCACCGAAGTTGTAATTGCCGACAAGCCGGAACCCCCTGCACCGGCTCCCGCCGGAGATGGAGACCCCATGGGTGGCATGGGCGGAATGGGTGGCATGGGCATGCCCGGAATGGGTGGCATGGGCATGCCCGGGATGATGTGA
- a CDS encoding N-acetylmannosamine-6-phosphate 2-epimerase, whose translation MIPNPESLDQGLIVSVQAPQGSPMRDPDVIAAMADAALRNGAVGVRLESPEHIGAVRRRCPDALIIGLWKCTFPDSSVYITPGWKEIQAVWSAGADVIAIDATARPRPAGQHLAALIQRSRDELRAPLMADVDSLANGVRAAELGCDWVGTTLYGYTEDTAQQRPPAFDLLPQLRDELPRSVRLICEGGIASPTDARLALQAGADTVVVGTAITGVDLQVTAYRQGMIS comes from the coding sequence ATGATTCCCAACCCTGAATCCCTGGATCAGGGGCTGATCGTTTCGGTGCAGGCCCCCCAGGGTTCGCCGATGCGCGATCCCGATGTGATCGCTGCCATGGCGGATGCCGCCCTGCGCAATGGGGCTGTGGGTGTGCGCTTGGAAAGCCCTGAACACATCGGGGCTGTGCGCCGGCGCTGTCCGGACGCCTTGATCATCGGCCTCTGGAAGTGCACGTTCCCGGACAGCTCGGTGTACATCACCCCGGGCTGGAAAGAAATTCAGGCTGTCTGGTCGGCGGGGGCCGATGTGATCGCGATCGATGCCACAGCCCGTCCGCGGCCTGCAGGGCAGCACCTGGCCGCGTTGATTCAGCGCAGCCGTGATGAGCTGAGGGCCCCGCTGATGGCGGATGTGGATTCGCTCGCGAATGGTGTGCGGGCAGCAGAACTGGGCTGTGATTGGGTTGGGACCACGCTGTACGGCTACACGGAAGACACGGCACAGCAGCGCCCCCCTGCGTTTGATCTGCTTCCCCAACTTCGCGATGAGCTTCCCCGCTCGGTTCGTCTGATCTGTGAGGGGGGAATCGCCTCTCCAACGGATGCACGGTTGGCATTACAGGCCGGAGCCGACACCGTTGTGGTGGGCACGGCGATCACCGGAGTGGATCTCCAGGTGACCGCCTATCGCCAGGGAATGATTAGCTGA
- a CDS encoding ABC transporter permease, protein MTSPTASVALQQQQSGALAELSQETLALTRRLFLQLMRRPSTLIAGVLQPLIWLILFGALFANAPEGLLPGGMSYGRFLGAGVIVFTAFSGALNAGLPVMFDREFGFLNRLLVAPLRSRSSIVLASVIYITALSLLQSLAIMGTAALLGYGWPGISGLALVLVTLLLLVFAVTALSLGLAFALPGHIELIAVIFVANLPLLFASTALAPLSFMPTWLGWLAALNPLTFAIEPIRAAYQGPLDLSAVLLEAPYGDVTGTSCLLILLLLTIGLFLAIRPLLNRKLS, encoded by the coding sequence ATGACTTCCCCAACAGCATCTGTTGCCCTTCAGCAGCAGCAATCCGGAGCCCTCGCCGAGCTCAGCCAGGAAACGTTGGCCCTCACCCGGCGCTTGTTTCTTCAGTTGATGCGACGCCCCTCAACCTTGATCGCCGGGGTTCTGCAACCCCTGATCTGGTTGATTCTTTTTGGTGCACTGTTCGCCAATGCCCCTGAGGGTCTGTTGCCAGGGGGCATGAGCTACGGACGTTTTCTTGGTGCCGGAGTGATTGTCTTCACGGCCTTCAGCGGTGCTTTGAATGCCGGCCTGCCGGTGATGTTTGACCGCGAATTCGGTTTCCTCAATCGGCTGCTGGTGGCACCGCTGCGAAGCCGCAGTTCCATCGTGCTGGCGTCGGTGATCTACATCACAGCGCTGAGCCTGTTGCAGAGTCTGGCGATCATGGGCACGGCAGCTCTGCTCGGTTACGGATGGCCCGGCATCAGCGGCTTGGCCCTGGTGCTGGTGACGTTGCTGCTGCTGGTTTTTGCTGTGACGGCCCTCAGCCTTGGACTGGCCTTCGCTTTACCGGGGCACATCGAGTTGATCGCTGTGATTTTCGTTGCCAACTTGCCGTTGCTGTTTGCCAGCACGGCCTTGGCCCCGCTGTCGTTCATGCCGACCTGGCTGGGCTGGCTTGCGGCCTTGAATCCCCTTACCTTCGCGATAGAACCCATTCGAGCGGCTTACCAGGGTCCATTGGATCTTTCGGCCGTTCTGCTGGAGGCCCCCTATGGGGATGTCACCGGCACCAGTTGCCTGCTGATCCTTCTGCTCCTCACCATCGGGCTGTTTCTTGCGATTCGGCCTCTGCTCAACCGCAAACTTTCCTGA
- a CDS encoding glycosyltransferase family 9 protein codes for MRVLALSPGSLEDQLDRLPALADICQKLNATLQVACDPQQAAPWKLLPCLEKLVPFSFEANPTLADWANLLGCVREPDFQICINFAEGQQVNLMLSMSHIPKRLAIEGFACTDQVSFGPGWRPQRLNPFLQALGLELEADQFRLPLAAETLEEARLALPSGDGPLLLLSPSGQGDDWPAAEWHKLPETIKSRLPALRSMVLPTGLSLTKRAALVANADVVLSSCPVSQRLATYCGTPLVALGAEAEDLPERQEIRCLGRSQELATLQSSDVLTALGF; via the coding sequence ATGCGAGTTCTTGCCCTGAGCCCGGGTTCGCTCGAAGACCAGCTGGACCGCCTACCGGCTCTGGCCGATATCTGTCAGAAGCTCAACGCCACCCTGCAGGTGGCCTGTGACCCCCAGCAGGCAGCCCCATGGAAGCTTCTGCCGTGCCTGGAGAAGCTGGTGCCATTCAGCTTCGAGGCCAACCCCACGCTTGCGGATTGGGCCAACCTGCTCGGCTGCGTGCGCGAACCCGACTTTCAGATCTGCATCAACTTCGCTGAAGGGCAACAGGTGAACCTGATGCTATCGATGAGCCACATCCCCAAACGCTTGGCCATTGAGGGATTTGCCTGCACCGACCAGGTCAGCTTTGGCCCGGGCTGGAGGCCCCAGCGTCTCAACCCTTTTCTCCAGGCCCTGGGGCTTGAACTCGAGGCCGATCAGTTCCGCCTGCCCCTGGCGGCAGAGACTCTTGAGGAAGCCCGTCTAGCACTGCCTAGCGGTGACGGCCCCCTGCTGCTGCTGTCTCCATCCGGCCAGGGGGATGACTGGCCTGCCGCGGAGTGGCACAAGCTGCCTGAGACGATCAAAAGCCGCCTACCAGCGCTGCGCAGCATGGTGCTGCCAACGGGGCTCAGCCTGACCAAGCGGGCGGCCTTGGTGGCCAATGCAGATGTCGTGCTCAGCAGCTGCCCGGTGTCCCAGCGCCTGGCGACCTATTGCGGCACCCCCCTGGTTGCTCTCGGAGCCGAGGCCGAAGACCTTCCGGAGCGCCAGGAGATCCGCTGCCTCGGCCGCTCGCAGGAGCTCGCCACGCTGCAGAGCAGTGATGTGCTGACGGCCCTCGGTTTCTGA
- the ispD gene encoding 2-C-methyl-D-erythritol 4-phosphate cytidylyltransferase, whose protein sequence is MHLLIAAAGSGRRMGADRNKLLLPLAGRPVIAWTIEAALRSERIEWIGIVGQEVDREAILAVLVEPSKPVQWIQGGSTRQESVLCGLAGLPEQARHVLIHDGARCLAEPELFDRCAAVVEDGTALIAATPVSDTIKRVASDGVIRDTPDRSELWAAQTPQGFAVDQLRRGHAEAVAQGWTVTDDASLYERLGWPVQVLDAGPANIKVTTPFDLTVAEAVLALRSAG, encoded by the coding sequence GTGCATCTGTTGATTGCTGCGGCAGGAAGCGGTCGGCGCATGGGTGCGGATCGCAACAAGCTGCTGCTGCCGTTGGCTGGACGCCCCGTCATTGCCTGGACCATTGAGGCGGCCCTCCGGTCTGAGCGGATTGAATGGATCGGGATCGTCGGCCAGGAGGTTGATCGAGAGGCCATCCTTGCGGTGCTGGTTGAGCCCAGCAAGCCAGTGCAATGGATCCAGGGCGGCAGCACGCGGCAGGAGTCAGTTCTGTGTGGTCTGGCTGGGTTGCCGGAGCAGGCTCGCCACGTCTTAATTCATGACGGCGCCCGTTGTCTGGCTGAACCGGAATTGTTTGATCGCTGTGCAGCTGTGGTGGAGGACGGCACGGCGCTGATTGCTGCAACGCCGGTGAGCGACACGATCAAGCGTGTGGCATCCGACGGTGTGATTCGCGATACGCCGGATCGATCGGAGCTCTGGGCGGCGCAGACGCCGCAGGGCTTTGCTGTTGATCAGCTGCGTCGCGGCCACGCTGAGGCGGTTGCCCAGGGCTGGACGGTCACCGACGATGCGTCGTTGTATGAGCGTCTGGGTTGGCCTGTGCAGGTCTTGGATGCCGGCCCGGCCAACATCAAGGTCACCACACCGTTTGACCTCACCGTTGCGGAAGCGGTTCTCGCCCTCAGGTCAGCAGGCTGA
- a CDS encoding ATP-binding cassette domain-containing protein, with translation MALIELRKISKAYGAVPALRELDLTVPEGCLYGLLGPNGAGKTTAMRILATLLAPDSGSVVVGGVDGLAQPRDVRQLMGYVAQEVAIDKILSGRELLQLQGDLYHLPRNDRDSRIADLIDRLAMADWIDRRCGTYSGGMRRRLDLAAGLLHRPRLLVLDEPTVGLDIESRSAIWQLLRQLVEEGTTVLLSSHYLEEVEALADQMAIIDAGRVIAEGSPDQLKQRLGGDRVTLRIREFSNADEATQVRALLEPLDGVRQVVVNRSQGFSLNLVIEGGAVIDQLRQTLEAAGLPVFALAQSRPSLDDVYLQATGRTLMDAELAIAGQRDVKQEKRQSMR, from the coding sequence ATGGCGTTGATTGAACTGCGGAAGATCTCCAAGGCATACGGCGCGGTACCGGCCCTGCGTGAGCTTGATCTCACCGTTCCGGAAGGGTGCCTTTACGGGCTTCTTGGACCGAATGGTGCCGGCAAAACAACGGCTATGCGCATCCTGGCCACCCTGCTCGCCCCCGATAGCGGCTCAGTTGTCGTTGGCGGTGTTGACGGTCTGGCCCAGCCACGAGACGTGCGCCAGCTCATGGGCTATGTGGCCCAGGAGGTGGCCATCGACAAGATCCTGAGTGGCCGGGAACTGCTGCAATTGCAAGGTGATCTTTATCACTTGCCGCGGAATGATCGCGATAGCCGCATCGCTGATCTGATTGATCGCCTCGCCATGGCCGACTGGATTGATCGCCGCTGCGGCACCTACTCCGGTGGCATGAGGCGGCGTCTGGATCTAGCCGCCGGACTGCTGCACCGCCCCCGGTTGCTCGTGCTCGATGAACCCACGGTGGGGCTGGATATCGAGAGCCGCAGTGCCATCTGGCAGCTGCTGCGTCAGCTGGTTGAAGAGGGCACCACTGTTCTGCTGAGCAGTCACTACCTCGAAGAGGTGGAGGCTCTTGCGGATCAGATGGCGATCATTGATGCCGGTCGTGTGATTGCCGAAGGCAGCCCCGACCAGCTCAAACAACGGCTTGGGGGTGATCGCGTGACTCTGCGAATCCGAGAGTTCAGCAATGCCGATGAGGCGACCCAGGTGCGTGCCCTTCTCGAACCCTTGGATGGGGTGCGTCAGGTGGTGGTGAACCGCTCCCAGGGGTTTTCTCTCAACCTGGTGATTGAGGGTGGGGCCGTGATCGATCAGCTGCGTCAGACCCTCGAGGCTGCAGGTTTGCCTGTGTTTGCCCTGGCCCAGAGTCGTCCCAGCCTGGATGATGTCTACCTTCAAGCCACAGGACGCACCCTGATGGACGCTGAACTAGCCATCGCAGGCCAGCGCGACGTCAAACAGGAAAAGCGTCAATCCATGCGTTGA